The sequence below is a genomic window from Desulfobulbus oligotrophicus.
CGTTTGTGGACACACCGGGGCATGCCGCCTTTACTGAAATGCGGTCGCGAGGCGCGAAGGTCACTGATATCGTTGTCCTGGTCGTTGCAGCGGATGACGGCGTCATGGATCAGACAAAAGAAGCTATTGCACACTCAAAGGCTGCAGATGTGCCGATTGTCGTGGCTGTCAATAAGATTGACAAGGACAGTGCGGATCCGGAGAGAGTTAAGCGGGAGCTGAGCGATTTTGGACTGATTCCAGAGGAGTGGGGCGGTACCACGATATTTTGCGAGACTTCGGCCAAGAAAGGAATCGGGATTGAAGACCTCATTGAATCCATTCAATTGCAGGCAGAGATTTTGGAGTTACGGGCAGATGCTCTCCGCCGGGCCAAAGGGACCGTGATAGAGGCTCAGCTTCACAAGGGCCGCGGGCCTGTGGCAACGGTTCTTGTACAGGAGGGGACTTTGCATCCCGGTGACAACTTTGTTGCAGGGAATTACAGCGGGAAGGTGCGTACCCTGACGAACGAGCGCGGGGAGCAGGTGCAGGCAGCAGGTCCCTCAATTCCTGTTGAGGTTCAGGGCCTCTCCGGTGTGCCTCAGGCCGGCGACGAATTCGTCGTTCTTACTGATGAGAAGATGGCTAAATCCGTTGCTTCCGCCCGTCAGCTGAAGGCAAGAGAGACTGAACTGGCATCAGCATCCAAGGTGTCGCTTGAGAATCTATTTGAGAAGATAGCCGAACAGGATGTCAAGGAGCTGAGGGTTATTCTCCGTGCCGATGTCCAGGGTACATTGCAGGCCTTTGGGCAGGCAGCGGAGAATCTGTCGACAAAGGCGATTCGCGTTCGATCGCTCCACGAGGGGACGGGGACGATTACTGAAAACGACATCCACCTTGCTGCTGCTTCAGATGCCATTATTATCGGTTTTAACGTTCGGCCTGCGGTTAAAGTGAAGGAGCTGGCGGAACGGGAAGGTGTTGATGTCCGCTCTTACGATGTCATCTATCATGCTCTTGAAGATATTGAGAAAGCGATGAAGGGCATGCTGGAGCCTGTCTATCAGGAAAGGGTGATCGGTACGGCCGATGTCAGGGAAACGTTCCAGGTGCCGAAGGTGGGCACTGTCGCCGGGTGTGCCGTCATTGCCGGGAAGATCGAACGTAATGCCCGGGTTCGGGTATTGCGGGAAGGGGTGGTTGTCTATACCGGAAAAATCGGTTCACTGCGTCGATTCAAGGATGATGTCAAGGAGGTTCTTACCGGTTTTGAGTGCGGCATAGGGGTCGAGCATTTTAACGATATAAAAGTCGGTGATAATCTGGAGGCCTATGTTATGGATGAGGTGGAGGCAACTTTATAAGCGACACGACTATGGCTGTGGATTTTGATTTTAAATTACCAGGTCTCGGACGTCCGGAAAGTTCCCGGCCTAAACGGGTGGCTGAGGCTATTAAGAATGAGCTGACGATCCTCCTCCTGCAAAAGGTGGCGGATCCGCGGTTGAACGGGGTCAGATTGTCCCGGGTGATCGTCACTCCTGATCTGAAATCAGCCAGGGTATATTTTACCACACCGAGCAACCTGGACAGCGGAGTTGCACTCAAAGGTATGAATCGGGCCAAAGGATACTTCCGCAGTCACCTCGCCAGGGTACTTAATCTGCGCTACACTCCTGAGCTGCTGTTTTACTACGACAATCTCAATGAAGAGATTGATCGCATTGATGGCCTGTTTCGGCAGATCGAGAAGGAGCGGAAGCATGAACAGTCCTGATCCGACCGTATTGGCAACGATCCGAAGCAAAGGACACATTTTGCTGGCCACCCATTTTAATCCCGATGGTGACGCCCTTGGCTCCCTGCTTGGAGCAGCTGATATTTTGCAAAGTATGGGGAAGAGAGTTTTTTGTTATCTTGAGGAGCCTATATCCCCACTGTATCGCTTTTTACCGGGTGCCGGTCAGATTCAAACCGATATGAACAGGGTTCGCGAGTTTGTTGACTACGCTCAGGATGACTTTCTTACTCTGTGTCTCGACTGTGGAGATGTTCAACGCCTGGGCCGGCATTACGAGGAGTTGAGCAGTTTCCGCCCACTGATGGTCATTGATCATCACAGAGGGAACAAGGGGTTTGGTGATGGGTTCTGGGTTGAGGCGCATCGTTCCTCCACAGCGGAGATGGTTTATGATCTGGCAAAAGCCCTTGGAATTGAAGTCTCGTCACGGGCTTCTGAATGTCTGTTTGCCGCTATCAGCACTGATACCGGTTCTTTTCGCTATGAATCGACCAGCAGTCATACCTTCAGGGTTGTCAGTGATCTTGTGAGCAGAGGGGTCAAGCCCGAGCACGTTGCCAACAATCTGTATGACAACTACACGCTGGGGCGTCTGCAGCTCATGCAGGAGGTTTTGGCGACTCTGGAAATGTATGAACGTGATCGTATCGCTATTATTCGAGTAACACAGCATATGCTTGACAGGACCTTCACCACCATGGAGGATACCGAGTACTTTATCAACCT
It includes:
- a CDS encoding DHH family phosphoesterase yields the protein MNSPDPTVLATIRSKGHILLATHFNPDGDALGSLLGAADILQSMGKRVFCYLEEPISPLYRFLPGAGQIQTDMNRVREFVDYAQDDFLTLCLDCGDVQRLGRHYEELSSFRPLMVIDHHRGNKGFGDGFWVEAHRSSTAEMVYDLAKALGIEVSSRASECLFAAISTDTGSFRYESTSSHTFRVVSDLVSRGVKPEHVANNLYDNYTLGRLQLMQEVLATLEMYERDRIAIIRVTQHMLDRTFTTMEDTEYFINLPRAVSSVRVAVFLKEVEPLHVSVSLRAKGKCDVASVARRFGGGGHRNASGFRMQGQGVEAVRDLLLPVLREELQA
- the rbfA gene encoding 30S ribosome-binding factor RbfA, which encodes MAVDFDFKLPGLGRPESSRPKRVAEAIKNELTILLLQKVADPRLNGVRLSRVIVTPDLKSARVYFTTPSNLDSGVALKGMNRAKGYFRSHLARVLNLRYTPELLFYYDNLNEEIDRIDGLFRQIEKERKHEQS